A DNA window from Streptomyces bacillaris contains the following coding sequences:
- a CDS encoding FhaA domain-containing protein: MGVMKRFEQRLEGLVNGTFAKVFKSEVQPVEIAGALQRECDNNATIWNRERTVVPNDFIVELSTPDYERLSPYSGQLGDELSGLVRDYAKQQRYTFMGPIKVHLEKADDLDTGLYRVRSRTLASSSSQPDQPDPYQRPAAPQSPGGYGYPPAAAPPMPTAPPPGGGRPPALGDRRPPTGPGSMPDAQVRRWIEINGTRHQISRPTLVMGRSTDADVRIDDPGVSRRHCEIRTGTPSTIQDLGSTNGIVVDGQHTTRATLRDGSRIVVGSTTIVYRQAEG; encoded by the coding sequence ATGGGGGTCATGAAGCGTTTCGAGCAGCGCCTCGAAGGGCTGGTCAACGGCACCTTCGCCAAGGTCTTCAAGTCCGAGGTGCAGCCGGTGGAGATCGCCGGCGCCCTCCAGCGGGAGTGCGACAACAACGCGACGATCTGGAACCGCGAGCGGACCGTCGTCCCCAACGACTTCATCGTCGAGCTGAGCACCCCCGACTACGAGCGGCTCAGCCCGTACTCGGGCCAGCTGGGCGACGAGCTGTCCGGCCTGGTGCGCGACTACGCCAAGCAGCAGCGCTACACCTTCATGGGGCCGATCAAGGTCCACCTGGAGAAGGCCGACGACCTCGACACCGGTCTCTACCGGGTGCGCAGCCGCACCCTGGCGTCGAGTTCGTCACAGCCGGACCAGCCCGATCCGTACCAGCGGCCCGCCGCCCCGCAGTCCCCCGGTGGCTACGGGTACCCCCCGGCCGCCGCCCCGCCGATGCCCACGGCCCCGCCGCCCGGCGGTGGACGGCCCCCGGCCCTGGGCGACCGGCGCCCGCCGACCGGCCCCGGCTCGATGCCGGACGCCCAGGTGCGGCGCTGGATCGAGATCAACGGCACCCGCCATCAGATTTCCCGCCCGACGTTGGTGATGGGACGATCCACCGACGCCGACGTGCGGATCGACGACCCCGGCGTATCGCGCCGGCACTGTGAGATCCGGACCGGAACGCCCTCGACGATCCAGGATCTCGGGTCCACCAACGGCATCGTGGTGGACGGGCAGCACACCACCCGCGCTACGCTCCGCGACGGCTCGCGGATCGTCGTGGGCAGCACCACCATCGTTTACCGGCAAGCCGAAGGGTGA
- a CDS encoding FHA domain-containing protein FhaB/FipA yields the protein MSELTLTVMRLGFLAVLWLFVIVAVQVIRSDLFGTRVTQRGSRRTAGDTRPQQGRQQQAAPPQQRQQSGRQRRGAPTKLVVSEGTLTGTTVALQGQTITLGRAHDSTIVLDDDYASSRHARIYPDRDGQWIVEDLGSTNGTYLERTRLTTPTPVPLGAPIRIGKTVIELRK from the coding sequence ATGTCAGAGCTGACCCTGACGGTCATGCGGCTAGGTTTCCTGGCCGTTCTGTGGCTGTTCGTCATCGTGGCCGTCCAGGTCATCCGCAGCGATCTGTTCGGAACGCGCGTCACGCAGCGCGGCTCACGCCGCACTGCCGGTGACACGCGCCCGCAGCAGGGCCGCCAGCAGCAGGCGGCACCGCCCCAGCAGCGCCAGCAGTCCGGGCGCCAGCGCCGCGGGGCACCCACCAAGCTGGTCGTCTCCGAAGGCACCCTCACGGGCACCACGGTCGCCCTCCAGGGACAGACCATCACCCTGGGCCGGGCACACGACTCCACGATCGTGCTGGACGACGACTACGCGTCCAGCAGGCATGCCAGGATCTACCCCGACCGGGACGGCCAGTGGATCGTGGAGGATCTCGGGTCCACCAACGGCACCTATCTGGAGCGGACCCGGCTCACCACCCCGACGCCCGTTCCGCTGGGCGCGCCGATCCGTATCGGCAAGACCGTCATCGAGCTGCGGAAGTAG
- the paaD gene encoding 1,2-phenylacetyl-CoA epoxidase subunit PaaD, translated as MVTDTPLEAELRSLAGSVPDPELPVLTLAELGVLRGVDVEGPGRVTVRLTPTYTGCPAIEAMSADIERVLHENGVPEVSVVTVLAPAWSTDDISAEGRRKLAEFGIAPPRAHSADGGPVPLTLSVRCPHCGSTETELLSRFSSTACKALRRCVACREPFDHFKEL; from the coding sequence ATGGTGACCGACACCCCGCTGGAGGCGGAGCTGCGCTCCCTCGCCGGGTCCGTCCCCGACCCCGAGCTGCCGGTGCTGACCCTGGCCGAGCTGGGCGTCCTACGGGGCGTGGACGTGGAGGGCCCGGGCCGGGTGACGGTCCGGCTCACCCCGACGTACACCGGCTGCCCGGCGATCGAGGCCATGTCCGCCGACATCGAGCGCGTGCTCCACGAGAACGGGGTGCCCGAGGTCTCCGTGGTCACAGTGCTCGCACCGGCCTGGTCGACCGACGACATCAGCGCGGAGGGGCGCCGCAAGCTCGCCGAGTTCGGCATAGCGCCCCCGCGCGCCCACAGCGCCGACGGCGGCCCCGTGCCCCTGACGCTCTCCGTGCGCTGCCCGCACTGCGGCTCCACGGAGACGGAGCTGCTCAGCCGGTTCTCCTCCACGGCGTGCAAGGCCCTGCGCCGCTGCGTCGCCTGCCGCGAACCGTTCGACCACTTCAAGGAGTTGTAG
- a CDS encoding Stp1/IreP family PP2C-type Ser/Thr phosphatase has translation MSLSLRFAAGSHKGMIREGNEDSGYAGPRLLAIADGMGGQAAGEVASSEVISTLVQLDDDVPGSDILTSLATAVQRANDQLRVMVEEDPQLEGMGTTLTALLWTGQRLGLVHVGDSRAYLLRDGVLTQITQDHTWVQRLVDEGRITEEEATTHPQRSLLMRALGSGDHVEPDLSIREVRAGDRYLICSDGLSGVVSHQTMEETLASYQGPQETIQELIQLALRGGGPDNITCIVADVLDVDNNDTLAGRLNDTPVVVGAVAENQTVLNDGGAMQTPAGRAAGLGRAVPPASGGFGPPGSGEADYGSLPDGSYDSYTDDDLPKPRGGRKWLKRSVFTVLALAVIGGALYGGHRWTQTQFYVGVQNDNVALFRGISQDLAWISLSEVEKDHPEIELKYLPPYQRKQVEATIAEGSLAEARKKVDELAAQASACKKDAQRRAAEAEAETSATPPATGTKPTTATPTPGPSLSEEEKKLVPQCGKQ, from the coding sequence ATGAGTCTGTCCCTGCGCTTCGCCGCCGGATCGCACAAAGGCATGATCCGGGAGGGGAACGAGGACTCCGGCTACGCCGGCCCGCGTCTCCTCGCCATCGCCGACGGCATGGGCGGCCAGGCGGCCGGTGAGGTCGCCAGCTCCGAGGTGATCTCCACGCTCGTCCAGCTCGACGACGACGTCCCCGGCTCGGACATCCTCACCTCCCTGGCCACGGCGGTGCAGCGGGCCAACGACCAGCTGCGCGTCATGGTCGAGGAGGACCCCCAGCTGGAGGGCATGGGCACCACGCTCACCGCCCTGCTCTGGACCGGCCAGCGGCTCGGTCTGGTGCACGTCGGCGACTCCCGCGCCTATCTGCTGCGCGACGGCGTCCTGACGCAGATCACCCAGGACCACACCTGGGTGCAGCGCCTGGTCGACGAGGGCCGGATCACCGAGGAAGAGGCCACCACCCACCCGCAGCGCTCCCTGCTGATGCGCGCGCTGGGCAGCGGCGACCACGTCGAACCGGATCTCTCCATCCGCGAGGTCCGGGCCGGCGACCGCTATCTGATCTGCTCCGACGGCCTCTCCGGCGTGGTCTCGCACCAGACGATGGAAGAGACCCTGGCCAGCTACCAGGGCCCGCAGGAGACCATCCAGGAGCTGATCCAGCTCGCCCTGCGCGGCGGCGGCCCCGACAACATCACCTGCATCGTGGCCGACGTCCTGGACGTCGACAACAACGACACCCTGGCGGGCCGGCTCAACGACACCCCGGTCGTCGTGGGCGCGGTCGCGGAGAACCAGACGGTCCTCAACGACGGCGGGGCCATGCAGACCCCCGCCGGGCGCGCGGCCGGTCTCGGCCGCGCCGTCCCGCCCGCCTCCGGCGGCTTCGGCCCGCCCGGCAGCGGTGAGGCCGACTACGGCTCCCTGCCCGACGGTTCATACGACTCCTACACCGACGACGACCTCCCCAAGCCGCGCGGCGGCCGTAAATGGCTCAAGCGGTCCGTTTTCACGGTGCTGGCCCTGGCGGTGATCGGCGGCGCTCTCTACGGCGGCCACCGCTGGACGCAGACCCAGTTCTACGTCGGCGTGCAGAACGACAACGTGGCGCTGTTCCGCGGCATCAGCCAGGACCTCGCCTGGATCTCGCTCTCCGAGGTCGAGAAGGACCACCCCGAGATCGAGCTGAAGTACCTGCCGCCGTACCAGCGCAAGCAGGTCGAGGCCACGATCGCCGAGGGCAGTCTCGCCGAGGCCCGCAAGAAGGTCGACGAACTCGCCGCCCAGGCCTCGGCCTGCAAGAAGGACGCGCAGCGCCGCGCGGCCGAAGCGGAGGCGGAGACCTCCGCCACGCCCCCCGCCACGGGGACCAAGCCGACCACCGCGACTCCCACTCCCGGCCCCAGCCTCTCGGAGGAAGAGAAGAAGCTGGTCCCGCAGTGCGGTAAGCAGTAA
- a CDS encoding J domain-containing protein produces MTHEAARVPPTRNDDDRPDDARPAEPQTAPEATDSADTSDASAGEAGAASSSAASSSDSSDGGPQGGDERPEARLAKAVQVAEQALIEFEIAVETFRVEVENFSRLHHQKLGPMYARLDELDAQIAEARAARTGDPEDLRKAKEARDIVLPMPGVDELFHDWMDSDGLSPEASAMLTEQPVRPPKRVRPSEEARRLYRELARKAHPDLAQDEPERERRDEFITRVNAAYGRGDVELLKELAAEWAAGPAKPLPPLSESEELYARLEWLSRRKELLTVLAKELEESAIGSMLRMAPDDPDQLLEDIGDQLLGEVSRREAELAELVQ; encoded by the coding sequence GTGACCCACGAAGCCGCCAGGGTGCCTCCCACCCGGAACGATGACGACCGGCCGGACGACGCCCGGCCCGCCGAGCCGCAGACCGCGCCGGAAGCGACGGACTCCGCGGACACCTCGGACGCCTCCGCCGGGGAGGCCGGTGCCGCCTCCTCCTCCGCCGCCTCCTCCTCGGACTCCTCGGACGGTGGTCCGCAGGGTGGCGATGAGCGGCCCGAGGCGCGGCTGGCCAAGGCCGTGCAGGTCGCGGAGCAGGCGCTGATCGAGTTCGAGATCGCGGTGGAGACCTTCCGGGTGGAGGTCGAGAACTTCTCCCGGCTGCACCACCAGAAGCTCGGCCCGATGTACGCCCGCCTCGACGAGCTGGACGCGCAGATCGCGGAGGCGCGGGCCGCGCGGACCGGTGACCCCGAGGATCTGCGCAAGGCCAAGGAGGCCCGGGACATCGTCTTGCCGATGCCCGGCGTCGACGAGCTCTTCCACGACTGGATGGACTCCGACGGGCTCTCCCCCGAGGCCTCCGCCATGCTCACCGAGCAGCCGGTGCGGCCGCCGAAGCGGGTCAGGCCGAGCGAGGAGGCCCGCCGGCTCTACCGGGAGCTGGCCCGCAAGGCCCACCCCGACCTGGCCCAGGACGAGCCGGAGCGGGAGCGCCGGGACGAGTTCATCACCCGCGTGAACGCCGCTTACGGACGCGGGGACGTGGAGCTGCTCAAGGAGCTGGCGGCGGAGTGGGCCGCGGGCCCGGCGAAGCCGCTGCCGCCGCTGAGCGAGAGCGAGGAGCTGTACGCCCGGCTGGAGTGGCTCAGTCGGCGCAAGGAGCTGCTGACGGTGCTCGCCAAGGAGCTGGAGGAGAGCGCGATCGGCTCGATGCTCCGGATGGCCCCGGACGACCCGGACCAGCTGCTGGAGGACATCGGGGACCAGCTGCTGGGCGAGGTGTCCCGGCGGGAGGCCGAACTGGCGGAGCTGGTGCAGTAG
- a CDS encoding ScbR family autoregulator-binding transcription factor, translated as MAKQARAVQTWRSIVDAAASVFDDYGYERAAISEILRRAKVTKGALYFHFASKEAIAQAIMDEQTSTVDFVQEGSPLQSLVDGGQQFAFALRHNSMARAGTRLSIEGVFLGGPHPWGDWIDATARMLELGKERGEVLPHVDPMISAKVIVASFTGIQLISEADSGRADLREQVAEMWRHILPSIANPGVIAHIKPEGRVDLAAQAREKAEQAEREAREIAAAAEAARGAAAAGRNSGGAHRGGGAARSTRDQPEGEGADEPAGAGVTAGGLV; from the coding sequence ATGGCGAAGCAGGCTCGCGCGGTGCAGACGTGGCGGTCGATCGTGGATGCCGCGGCGAGTGTCTTCGACGACTACGGCTACGAGCGCGCCGCCATCTCGGAGATCCTCCGCCGGGCCAAGGTGACCAAGGGGGCGCTGTACTTCCACTTCGCCTCCAAGGAGGCCATCGCCCAGGCGATCATGGACGAGCAGACCTCCACGGTCGATTTCGTCCAGGAGGGATCGCCTCTCCAGTCCCTGGTCGACGGCGGCCAGCAGTTCGCCTTCGCACTGCGCCACAACTCGATGGCGCGGGCCGGGACCCGCCTCTCCATCGAAGGCGTCTTCCTCGGCGGCCCCCACCCGTGGGGCGACTGGATCGACGCGACGGCCCGGATGCTGGAGCTGGGCAAGGAGCGGGGCGAGGTGCTGCCCCATGTCGATCCGATGATCTCCGCCAAGGTCATCGTGGCCTCCTTCACGGGTATCCAGCTGATATCGGAAGCCGACTCGGGGCGTGCGGATCTGCGTGAGCAGGTGGCCGAGATGTGGCGGCACATCCTTCCCTCGATCGCCAACCCCGGTGTCATCGCCCACATCAAACCGGAGGGCCGGGTGGATCTCGCGGCCCAGGCGAGGGAGAAGGCGGAGCAGGCCGAGCGGGAGGCCCGGGAGATCGCCGCGGCGGCGGAGGCGGCCCGTGGGGCGGCGGCGGCCGGCCGGAACAGCGGGGGCGCCCACCGTGGCGGCGGGGCGGCTCGCAGTACGCGAGACCAGCCCGAGGGCGAAGGCGCCGACGAGCCTGCCGGGGCCGGGGTGACGGCCGGTGGTCTGGTCTGA
- a CDS encoding 2Fe-2S iron-sulfur cluster-binding protein, with product MFHPLRVSAIERITDDAVAVTFAVPAELRETFRHTPGQHLNVRFTVDGKEIRRSYSICAPAAEQPAEPVVRVGIRGVEGGAFSTYALKELAVGDQVEAMPPMGRFVLEPRPGLFAAVVGGSGITPVLSMAATLLAREEKARFCLIRSDRTAASTMFLDEVADLKDRYPDRFQLITALSREEQSAGLPSGRLDTERLLSLLPAVLPVAEVDGWFLCGPLGLVRGTEKALRALEVDRTRVHQEIFHVDDGPSDVTVVKVAAPSDATLTATLHGRSGSWPVQDAESLLETVLRSRSDAPYACKGGVCGTCRAFLVSGEVRMERNFALEPEETDAGFVLACQAHPLTPEVELDFDR from the coding sequence ATGTTCCATCCGCTCCGGGTCAGCGCGATCGAACGGATCACGGACGACGCGGTGGCCGTCACCTTCGCCGTGCCCGCCGAGCTGCGCGAGACCTTCCGCCACACGCCGGGCCAGCATCTGAACGTGCGCTTCACCGTGGACGGCAAGGAGATCCGCCGCTCGTACTCGATCTGCGCACCGGCCGCCGAGCAGCCCGCCGAGCCGGTGGTGCGGGTCGGCATCCGGGGGGTCGAGGGCGGGGCGTTCTCCACCTACGCCCTGAAGGAGCTGGCCGTCGGGGACCAGGTGGAGGCCATGCCTCCGATGGGCCGCTTCGTGCTGGAGCCGCGCCCGGGGCTCTTCGCGGCGGTGGTCGGTGGCAGCGGGATCACCCCGGTGCTGTCGATGGCGGCCACGCTCCTGGCCCGGGAGGAGAAGGCGCGGTTCTGTCTGATCCGCAGCGACCGCACGGCGGCCTCCACGATGTTCCTGGACGAGGTGGCCGACCTCAAGGACCGCTATCCGGACCGCTTCCAGCTGATCACGGCGCTCTCCCGGGAGGAGCAGTCGGCCGGACTCCCCTCCGGCCGTCTGGACACCGAGCGGCTTCTCTCGCTGCTGCCCGCGGTGCTTCCGGTGGCGGAGGTCGACGGCTGGTTCCTGTGCGGGCCGCTCGGTCTCGTACGAGGGACGGAGAAGGCCCTGCGTGCGCTGGAGGTCGACCGGACCCGGGTCCACCAGGAGATCTTCCACGTCGACGACGGCCCGTCGGACGTCACGGTGGTCAAGGTCGCCGCCCCCTCCGACGCCACGCTGACGGCCACCCTGCACGGTCGCTCCGGCAGCTGGCCCGTGCAGGACGCGGAATCCCTGCTGGAGACGGTGCTGCGGAGCCGCTCGGACGCTCCGTACGCCTGCAAGGGCGGGGTGTGCGGCACCTGCCGGGCGTTCCTCGTCTCGGGCGAGGTCCGGATGGAGCGGAACTTCGCGCTGGAGCCGGAGGAGACGGACGCCGGGTTCGTGCTGGCCTGCCAGGCGCATCCGCTCACCCCGGAGGTGGAGCTGGACTTCGACCGCTGA
- a CDS encoding DUF2252 domain-containing protein produces MGVIEGTGVDRDAGLAGGTDSSARTGGGAGSDVSAGSSGAGADARIPVVPGFARRAEAGSPRAAGKALRGRVPRSAHSSLVLPSGRPDAVRAVEESNRGRVPGLAPIRVGRMAASPFAFLRGSAGLMAHDLMGTPVTGVGAQLCGDAHAANFGLYGDARGSLVIDLNDFDETVFGPWEWDLKRLATSLVLAGRVAGADEETCRKGAYDTVGAYRRTMRLLARLPALDAWNAIADEELVSHTDARDLVGTLERVSEKARRNTSARFAARSTEDCPDGGRRFVDALPVLRRVPDAEAAAVAAGLGGYLSTVSEDRLPLLARYAIHDVAFRVVGTGSVGTRSYVVLLLDHRGEPLVLQVKEARPSALAPYLPAVGFEPPQEGHEGRRVVLGQKRMQVVSDILLGWTDVDGRPYQVRQFRNRKGSVDPAALTVEQVDDYGRMTGALLARAHSHSADPRLLAGYCGKNDELDAAIADFAVAYADRTEADHAELERAIKSGRVAAERGI; encoded by the coding sequence ATGGGCGTCATCGAAGGCACGGGCGTCGACAGAGACGCGGGGCTTGCCGGGGGTACGGACTCGAGTGCGCGTACGGGCGGGGGTGCCGGCTCGGACGTGAGTGCGGGGTCTTCTGGTGCCGGGGCCGATGCCCGTATTCCGGTGGTGCCCGGGTTCGCCCGGCGCGCGGAGGCCGGATCACCGAGGGCGGCGGGCAAGGCGCTCCGCGGCCGGGTCCCGCGCTCCGCGCACAGCTCGCTTGTCCTGCCGTCGGGCCGTCCCGACGCGGTGCGGGCCGTCGAGGAGTCCAACCGGGGCCGGGTGCCGGGACTGGCGCCGATCCGGGTGGGACGGATGGCCGCCTCGCCCTTCGCTTTTCTGCGCGGCTCGGCCGGGCTGATGGCCCACGACCTGATGGGGACCCCGGTCACCGGGGTGGGCGCCCAGCTCTGCGGTGACGCCCACGCGGCCAACTTCGGCCTCTACGGCGATGCCCGGGGCAGCCTGGTCATCGACCTCAACGACTTCGACGAGACCGTCTTCGGCCCCTGGGAGTGGGATCTCAAGCGGCTCGCCACCTCGCTCGTGCTGGCGGGCCGGGTCGCCGGGGCGGACGAGGAGACCTGCCGCAAGGGCGCGTACGACACCGTCGGCGCCTACCGGCGCACCATGCGGCTGCTGGCGCGGCTGCCCGCGCTCGACGCCTGGAACGCCATCGCGGACGAGGAGCTGGTCTCGCACACGGACGCCCGCGATCTGGTCGGCACCCTGGAGCGGGTCTCCGAGAAGGCCCGCAGGAACACCAGCGCCCGGTTCGCCGCCCGCTCCACGGAGGACTGCCCGGACGGCGGCCGGCGCTTCGTCGACGCGCTGCCCGTGCTGCGCCGGGTGCCGGACGCGGAGGCCGCGGCGGTGGCGGCCGGGCTCGGCGGCTATCTGTCCACGGTCTCCGAGGACCGGCTGCCGCTGCTGGCGCGGTACGCGATCCACGACGTGGCGTTCCGGGTGGTCGGCACCGGCAGCGTCGGGACCCGCTCGTACGTCGTCCTGCTGCTCGACCACCGGGGCGAGCCGCTGGTCCTCCAGGTGAAGGAGGCGCGTCCGTCGGCGCTCGCGCCGTATCTGCCCGCGGTCGGCTTCGAGCCGCCGCAGGAGGGTCACGAGGGCCGCCGGGTGGTGCTCGGCCAGAAGCGGATGCAGGTCGTCAGCGACATCCTGCTCGGCTGGACGGACGTGGACGGCAGGCCGTACCAGGTACGCCAGTTCCGTAACCGCAAGGGCAGTGTGGACCCGGCCGCGCTCACCGTCGAGCAGGTCGACGACTACGGGCGGATGACCGGGGCCCTGCTGGCCCGCGCTCACTCCCACAGCGCCGACCCCCGGCTGCTCGCCGGGTACTGCGGCAAGAACGACGAACTCGACGCGGCGATCGCCGACTTCGCGGTGGCGTACGCGGACCGTACGGAGGCGGACCACGCGGAGCTGGAGCGGGCGATCAAGTCGGGCCGGGTGGCCGCCGAGCGGGGTATATGA
- a CDS encoding FtsW/RodA/SpoVE family cell cycle protein, translating into MSVVTNTTTIGAIDAPSRRNTELALVIFAVAISVFAYANVGLALNGELPSGMLGYGAGLALLGGVAHLVVRRFAKYADPLLLPLAVLLNGLGLALIWRLDQSERFQALKTFAPAATKQLLFSAIGVALLVAVLVVLKDHRILQRYTYISMVVALVLLILPMFFPAVNGAKIWIKIPGVGTIQPGEFAKIIITVFFAGYLMVKRDALALASRRFMGLYLPRGRDLGPILMVWAFSILILVFETDLGSSLLFFGMFVVMLYVATERTSWIVFGLLMSAVGAVGVATFEPHVQQRVTAWLDPFAGWGEQAASEQMAKSLMAFGSGGTLGTGLGQGHSDLIGFAANSDFILATVGEELGLAGMMAVLLIYGLIVERGVRTALAARDPFGKLLAIGLSGSFALQVFVVAGGVMGLIPLTGMTMPFLAAGGSSVLANWALIAILIRISDTARRPAPAPAPTTDAEMTQVVRP; encoded by the coding sequence ATGAGCGTTGTCACCAACACGACCACCATCGGCGCGATCGACGCACCGAGCCGCCGCAACACCGAGCTGGCGCTGGTCATCTTCGCCGTCGCCATCTCGGTGTTCGCCTATGCCAACGTGGGCCTCGCCCTCAACGGCGAACTGCCCTCGGGCATGCTCGGTTACGGGGCGGGGCTCGCCCTGCTCGGCGGCGTCGCCCACCTCGTGGTGCGCAGATTCGCCAAGTACGCCGACCCGCTGCTGCTGCCGCTGGCCGTGCTGCTGAACGGGCTGGGGCTGGCGCTGATCTGGCGCCTAGACCAGTCGGAGCGGTTCCAGGCCCTCAAGACGTTCGCGCCCGCCGCCACGAAGCAGCTGCTGTTCTCCGCGATCGGCGTGGCCCTGCTCGTCGCCGTCCTGGTCGTCCTGAAGGATCACCGCATCCTCCAGCGCTACACGTACATCTCGATGGTCGTGGCGCTGGTCCTGCTGATCCTGCCGATGTTCTTCCCCGCGGTGAACGGCGCCAAGATCTGGATCAAGATCCCGGGCGTCGGCACGATCCAGCCCGGCGAGTTCGCCAAGATCATCATCACGGTGTTCTTCGCGGGCTACCTGATGGTCAAGCGGGACGCGCTGGCGCTGGCCAGCCGCCGGTTCATGGGCCTGTACCTCCCCCGCGGCCGTGACCTGGGCCCGATCCTGATGGTCTGGGCGTTCTCGATCCTGATCCTGGTCTTCGAGACCGACCTCGGCTCCTCGCTGCTCTTCTTCGGCATGTTCGTCGTGATGCTGTACGTCGCCACCGAGCGCACCAGCTGGATCGTCTTCGGTCTGCTGATGTCGGCGGTCGGCGCGGTCGGCGTCGCCACGTTCGAGCCGCACGTCCAGCAGCGCGTCACCGCCTGGCTCGACCCGTTCGCGGGCTGGGGGGAGCAGGCGGCGAGCGAGCAGATGGCCAAGTCGCTGATGGCCTTCGGCTCCGGGGGGACCCTCGGGACCGGCCTCGGCCAGGGTCACTCCGACCTGATCGGCTTCGCCGCCAACTCCGACTTCATCCTCGCCACCGTCGGCGAGGAGCTGGGGCTCGCCGGGATGATGGCCGTGCTCCTCATCTACGGTCTGATCGTCGAGCGCGGCGTACGCACCGCGCTCGCCGCCCGCGACCCGTTCGGCAAGCTGCTCGCGATCGGCCTCTCCGGCTCGTTCGCCCTTCAGGTGTTCGTCGTCGCCGGCGGTGTGATGGGCCTCATCCCGCTCACCGGTATGACCATGCCGTTCCTGGCGGCCGGCGGCTCCTCCGTACTCGCCAACTGGGCGCTGATCGCCATCCTGATCCGGATCAGCGACACCGCCCGCCGTCCCGCCCCGGCGCCCGCTCCCACCACGGACGCCGAGATGACCCAGGTGGTCCGACCGTGA
- a CDS encoding rhodanese-like domain-containing protein has product MNFAPLPSVDVAQVPSDGLVLDVRENDEWAAGHVEGALHIPMSDFVARFGELTEAAEDGRRVHVMCRVGGRSAQVTQYLVQQGIDAVNIDGGMLAWDGAGRPMVTDNGASAFVL; this is encoded by the coding sequence ATGAATTTCGCCCCGCTGCCCTCGGTGGACGTCGCCCAGGTGCCGTCGGACGGCCTTGTCCTGGACGTGCGCGAGAACGACGAGTGGGCGGCCGGTCATGTCGAGGGCGCGCTCCACATCCCGATGAGCGACTTCGTGGCCCGGTTCGGTGAGCTGACCGAGGCCGCCGAGGACGGCCGCCGCGTCCATGTGATGTGCCGGGTCGGCGGCCGGTCCGCCCAGGTCACGCAGTACCTGGTCCAGCAGGGGATCGACGCCGTGAACATCGACGGCGGCATGCTCGCCTGGGACGGGGCCGGGCGCCCGATGGTCACGGACAACGGGGCCTCGGCCTTCGTCCTCTGA
- a CDS encoding acyl-CoA dehydrogenase family protein, with protein MDFTFTEEQRAAVEAARAVFSGVAPDGVPSPALTPGAVAEDIDRRLWGALTASDLLGLTLPEEYGGAGLDPVALCLVLRESAKVLARVPLLESCAVAMTVGRYGERALAAELLPRAVRGELVLTAAANGSTGHAPAERAVTARPEGAGSTASGWVLDGVQSAVPWAQAADRIAVPAHTADGRTVLALVDPAGAGVTLADQVSTNGERLAEVRLDGVRVEAHEVIDAAGAWEWLRSLLTTGTCALALGLGERVLAMTAEYTGKREQFGFPVATFQAVAVQAADRYIDLRAMEVTLWQAAWRISTGAGGPLPPAGDIAVAKIWASDGVRRIVQTAQHLHGGFGADTDYPLHRFHAWAKQIELSLGPAAAHEAALGDLLADHPLS; from the coding sequence GTGGACTTCACCTTCACCGAGGAACAGCGGGCGGCCGTGGAGGCGGCCCGGGCGGTCTTCTCCGGGGTCGCGCCCGACGGCGTGCCCAGCCCCGCCCTGACCCCGGGCGCGGTGGCCGAGGACATCGACCGCAGGCTCTGGGGCGCGCTGACGGCCTCGGATCTGCTCGGCCTCACGCTCCCCGAGGAGTACGGGGGCGCGGGCCTCGACCCGGTCGCGCTCTGCCTGGTCCTGCGCGAGTCGGCCAAGGTGCTGGCCAGGGTCCCGCTGCTGGAGAGCTGCGCGGTGGCAATGACGGTCGGGCGGTACGGGGAGCGCGCCCTCGCGGCGGAGCTGCTGCCCCGGGCCGTGCGCGGCGAGCTGGTCCTGACCGCCGCAGCCAACGGCAGCACCGGCCACGCCCCGGCCGAACGCGCGGTCACCGCACGGCCGGAGGGAGCGGGCTCAACAGCCTCCGGCTGGGTGCTGGACGGCGTGCAGTCGGCGGTCCCCTGGGCGCAGGCGGCCGACCGGATCGCCGTCCCCGCCCACACCGCCGACGGCCGGACCGTCCTGGCCCTCGTGGACCCCGCAGGCGCGGGCGTCACCCTGGCCGACCAGGTCTCCACCAACGGCGAACGCCTGGCGGAGGTGCGGCTCGACGGCGTGCGGGTCGAGGCCCACGAAGTGATCGACGCGGCCGGGGCCTGGGAGTGGCTGCGGTCCCTGCTCACCACGGGGACCTGCGCGCTGGCGCTCGGCCTGGGCGAGCGGGTGCTTGCGATGACCGCCGAATACACCGGCAAGCGTGAGCAGTTCGGGTTTCCCGTCGCCACGTTCCAGGCGGTGGCGGTGCAGGCCGCCGACCGGTACATCGACCTGCGGGCGATGGAGGTGACGCTCTGGCAGGCCGCCTGGCGGATCTCCACCGGCGCCGGGGGCCCGCTGCCCCCGGCGGGCGACATCGCCGTGGCGAAGATCTGGGCCTCCGACGGGGTGCGGCGCATCGTGCAGACCGCCCAGCACCTGCACGGCGGCTTCGGCGCGGACACCGACTACCCGCTGCACCGCTTCCACGCCTGGGCGAAGCAGATCGAACTCTCCCTCGGCCCGGCGGCGGCCCACGAAGCGGCGCTGGGCGACCTGCTGGCCGACCACCCGCTGTCCTGA